In the genome of Hemiscyllium ocellatum isolate sHemOce1 chromosome 12, sHemOce1.pat.X.cur, whole genome shotgun sequence, one region contains:
- the si:ch211-161f7.2 gene encoding retinoic acid-induced protein 2, translating to MDRFYKEAQSNLPMDVTDSPSPTIANNKLENGVTQLITAEAWNINPTGLMKKALSPLVAVPASSIMTPQTDPPNGVSLKVAATVLQPICLGDSPMVLPIHLQVAGSSAPQIPPGGNAPWVMTNQGAVPLSVLLEQHLIQHLNSPLLLASPTASPVNSVQNHIIQGTTGPCIQSQPLGQKPLSQTQDYDIPPPLPIPGFATVLQDFFPSHSTVPPVPNVPPGPENMASSFSSSPHQNCGGLFSPLVPPATLLVPYPVIVPLPVPIPIPIPIPIPVAKDPELTRFADVPRKATSSGTTSRSTQTSNGKEEQKVSECIQHQGIQDYQHVNCKFSTETEALDLSMKRTSVVKKTEFFCQQIEQDGVLDLSVAAPKKMKESQNFPGTVFL from the coding sequence ATGGATCGATTTTATAAAGAGGCTCAGTCTAACCTGCCCATGGATGTGACAGACTCTCCTTCCCCTACAATTGCAAACAATAAACTGGAGAATGGAGTGACCCAGCTCATcactgcagaggcatggaatatCAATCCAACAGGACTAATGAAAAAAGCACTTTCCCCCTTAGTAGCCGTTCCAGCATCTTCTATTATGACACCACAAACTGACCCACCAAATGGAGTATCGCTTAAAGTAGCTGCTACTGTACTGCAACCAATTTGCTTAGGAGATAGTCCAATGGTCCTACCCATCCATTTACAAGTGGCTGGGAGCTCAGCACCGCAGATACCTCCTGGTGGTAACGCACCATGGGTAATGACTAATCAAGGTGCAGTGCCATTGTCTGTGTTGCTGGAGCAACATTTGATTCAGCATTTAAATTCACCACTGCTGCTGGCTTCGCCTACCGCAAGCCCTGTGAACTCTGTGCAGAACCACATTATTCAGGGGACGACTGGGCCTTGCATCCAGTCCCAACCACTGGGCCAGAAACCTTTAAGTCAAACGCAAGATTATGACATACCCCCTCCTCTTCCAATCCCTGGATTTGCTACTGTCCTCCAGGACTTTTTCCCTTCGCATAGCACTGTACCTCCAGTACCAAATGTCCCACCAGGCCCTGAGAACATGGCTTCTAGCTTCTCCTCTTCTCCGCACCAGAACTGTGGTGGGCTTTTCTCCCCATTAGTTCCTCCTGCTACTCTTCTCGTCCCTTATCCAGTGATAGTTCCTCTTCCAGTCCCAATCCCCATTCCTATTCCCATCCCCATTCCCGTGGCCAAAGATCCAGAGCTTACCAGATTCGCGGACGTGCCCAGAAAAGCCACCAGCTCTGGCACCACAAGCAGGAGTACCCAGACTTCAAATGGGAAAGAAGAACAAAAAGTCTCAGAATGCATCCAACACCAAGGAATTCAAGACTATCAACATGTCAACTGTAAGTTCAGCACTGAAACTGAGGCACTGGATCTGTCCATGAAGAGAACATCTGTTGTAAAGAAAACTGAGTTCTTTTGTCAACAGATTGAACAGGATGGTGTGCTGGATCTATCAGTTGCAGCCcccaagaaaatgaaggaaagtcAGAACTTTCCAG